A window from Salvia miltiorrhiza cultivar Shanhuang (shh) chromosome 2, IMPLAD_Smil_shh, whole genome shotgun sequence encodes these proteins:
- the LOC131011606 gene encoding monooxygenase 2-like, translated as MKSQMEPTIYEQDMLIVGGGIAGLTTALGLHKLGIRSLVLEASDGLRTTGFALTMWTNAWITLDIVGIGDTMRANSLPIEGFEVGSLDSGVFPASLVVKKVWVPPPTK; from the exons ATGAAGAGTCAAATGGAACCCACAATCTACGAGCAAGATATGTTGATAGTCGGAGGCGGCATAGCTGGCCTCACCACAGCTCTCGGACTCCACAA GTTGGGGATTCGGAGCCTGGTTTTGGAAGCGTCGGATGGATTAAGAACCACGGGGTTCGCCCTAACCATGTGGACGAACGCGTGGATAACTCTAGATATAGTCGGAATCGGCGACACCATGAGAGCCAATTCTCTCCCAATTGAAGG TTTTGAAGTCGGTAGCTTGGATTCCGGCGTGTTTCCGGCGAGTTTGGTGGTAAAgaaggtgtgggtcccaccaccaacaaaatga
- the LOC131011604 gene encoding uncharacterized protein LOC131011604 encodes MAQKLEAIRGGGGSIKVGTTGTISALMSRELESASQVPGTCTSVSASTGDAAPRRLKPGTSADEASSSSGAGSFRSHKDPENSRRKHGTPQIPMLTAYDNTSVDGTPTRNKPAKKGHGMVEIVDIKCGNPITHRLKKLSFSKLSDSNV; translated from the coding sequence ATGGCTCAGAAACTAGAAGCTATTAGGGGTGGTGGAGGTTCCATTAAAGTAGGTACTACTGGGACAATAAGTGCCCTAATGTCTCGAGAACTCGAATCTGCATCTCAGGTTCCTGGTACATGCACGTCCGTCTCTGCTTCGACCGGTGATGCAGCTCCAAGAAGACTGAAACCTGGAACGTCAGCAGATGAGGCGAGCAGTAGCAGTGGCGCAGGCAGTTTTAGAAGCCATAAAGACCCCGAGAATTCGAGGAGGAAGCATGGTACTCCTCAAATTCCCATGCTCACAGCATATGATAATACATCAGTAGACGGAACTCCTACAAGAAACAAGCCAGCCAAGAAAGGTCACGGCATGGTTGAAATAGTCGACATAAAATGTGGAAATCCTATCACACACCGTCTAAAGAAACTCAGCTTTTCGAAACTGTCTGACTCTAATGTCTAA